One genomic window of Phycisphaerales bacterium includes the following:
- a CDS encoding TolC family protein → MTDRVNRARSRCRLDGRRWVAAAGGAAALLLASGCATPLDEPSSASQRALVDNLMNELRQARDSGEGIRAFERQPVEIDIDERFRDDVAAIAGLRSYEGEADEFGEDLLGNEQAIATIDLESAIRAAVQHNYALQFARLDPIVAEAGVVRAEAAFDWVFIASTQYNSSETEQISSSQFVPARDERNIVTSSLGLRRQMATGGTLSVVQQFEYTDVLTDNPSLTFTPDPAWESTLTLRVDQPLLRGFGTDVAREGLLLARNQERDSIANLKAQAINTVLEVETAYWELFRARQNLRIVQRLLARGDETRREIRIRADVDANPAEVSDADARVQERRQTVIQSQTNVREASDRLKVAMSDPRYPVAGETLLLPADEPVDQAIEYGLFDAYQSALRRRPEIYQALLSLDNTAIRRRVAENGLLPQLDLRAQFAVSDLDDDLGTSFTDAYGFSRQSWLLGLNFELPIGNRAAEATRNERRIQQYQAVIAYQNTVQGVISEVRSSLRRTKEAYERIGQAMSNRLAAANNVRVLDIQRETIAVNTPERLNLEFQAQERLAAAEQAEVGALVDYMVGIANLHAAMGTALERNGVRFVVPDAGKLEELYGDADR, encoded by the coding sequence ATGACCGATCGTGTGAACCGAGCCCGTTCGCGATGCCGCCTCGATGGCCGGCGGTGGGTCGCCGCCGCGGGCGGGGCCGCGGCGCTGCTGCTTGCCAGCGGGTGCGCCACGCCGCTGGACGAGCCGAGCTCGGCCTCGCAACGGGCGCTGGTCGACAACCTGATGAACGAGCTGCGGCAGGCCCGCGACTCGGGAGAGGGCATCCGCGCCTTCGAGCGGCAGCCGGTCGAGATCGACATCGACGAACGGTTTCGGGACGACGTGGCCGCCATCGCCGGGCTGCGCAGCTACGAGGGCGAGGCCGATGAATTCGGCGAAGACCTGCTGGGCAACGAGCAGGCCATCGCGACGATCGATCTGGAGTCGGCCATCCGCGCCGCCGTGCAGCACAACTACGCGCTGCAGTTCGCGCGGCTCGATCCGATCGTGGCCGAAGCTGGCGTGGTGCGGGCCGAAGCCGCGTTCGACTGGGTGTTCATCGCGTCGACGCAGTACAACAGTTCGGAGACCGAGCAGATCTCGTCGAGCCAGTTCGTGCCTGCGCGTGACGAGCGCAACATCGTGACGTCTTCGCTCGGCCTGCGCCGGCAGATGGCGACCGGCGGCACGCTGTCGGTGGTGCAGCAGTTCGAGTACACCGACGTCTTGACCGACAACCCGAGCCTGACGTTCACGCCCGATCCTGCGTGGGAGAGCACGCTGACGCTGCGGGTCGATCAGCCGTTGCTGCGCGGGTTTGGTACCGACGTGGCGCGCGAGGGCCTCCTGCTGGCGCGCAACCAGGAGCGCGACTCGATCGCGAACCTCAAGGCCCAGGCCATCAACACGGTGCTCGAGGTCGAGACGGCGTACTGGGAGCTGTTCCGTGCGAGGCAGAACCTGCGGATCGTCCAGAGGCTGCTCGCGCGCGGCGACGAGACGCGGCGGGAGATCCGCATCCGCGCCGACGTCGACGCCAATCCGGCCGAGGTGTCCGACGCCGACGCGCGCGTGCAGGAACGCCGCCAGACGGTCATCCAGAGCCAGACCAACGTGCGTGAGGCAAGCGACCGGCTGAAGGTCGCGATGAGCGATCCCCGCTATCCCGTGGCGGGCGAAACGCTGCTGCTGCCGGCCGACGAGCCCGTCGACCAGGCGATCGAGTACGGCCTGTTCGACGCGTACCAGTCGGCGTTGAGGCGGCGGCCCGAGATCTACCAGGCGCTGCTGAGCCTGGACAACACGGCGATCCGTCGGCGCGTGGCTGAAAACGGCCTGCTGCCCCAGCTCGACCTGCGGGCGCAGTTCGCGGTGAGCGACCTGGACGACGACTTGGGGACGTCGTTCACCGACGCGTACGGCTTCAGCCGGCAGAGCTGGCTGCTCGGGCTGAACTTCGAGCTGCCGATCGGCAACCGCGCCGCCGAGGCGACGCGCAACGAGCGGCGCATCCAGCAGTACCAGGCCGTCATCGCCTACCAGAACACGGTGCAGGGCGTGATCTCGGAGGTTCGCTCGTCGCTGCGGCGGACGAAGGAGGCCTACGAGCGCATCGGGCAGGCCATGAGCAATCGCCTGGCCGCGGCCAACAACGTGCGCGTGCTCGACATCCAGCGCGAGACCATCGCGGTCAACACGCCCGAGCGCTTGAACCTGGAGTTCCAGGCCCAGGAGCGGCTGGCGGCGGCCGAGCAGGCCGAGGTGGGCGCGCTGGTCGACTACATGGTCGGCATCGCCAACCTGCACGCGGCCATGGGAACGGCGCTGGAGCGCAACGGCGTGCGGTTCGTCGTGCCCGACGCCGGGAAGCTCGAAGAGCTCTACGGCGACGCGGACCGGTAG
- a CDS encoding FabA/FabZ family ACP-dehydratase — translation MDWYAPIDDVLLHERDRVVTRRRLDPAEPYFRDHFPGRPVLPGVLAIESLVRAGRVLLGAHAEGADCWVLASARAVRFSSFLSPGQWLVCDVKLVKQDDASATIAATAFACDQEACDLAGVEGLPPAVSGRLVLRPARPSPPWNHPVEHASPIA, via the coding sequence GTGGACTGGTACGCGCCCATCGACGACGTCCTGCTGCACGAGCGAGACCGCGTCGTCACACGCCGCCGGCTCGACCCGGCCGAGCCCTACTTCCGCGACCACTTCCCCGGCCGCCCCGTGCTGCCGGGCGTGCTGGCGATCGAGTCGCTGGTGCGGGCCGGCCGCGTGCTGCTCGGGGCCCACGCCGAGGGCGCCGATTGCTGGGTGCTCGCCTCGGCCCGGGCCGTGCGCTTCAGCAGCTTCCTCTCGCCCGGCCAGTGGCTGGTGTGCGACGTCAAGCTCGTGAAGCAGGACGATGCCTCCGCCACGATCGCTGCCACGGCGTTTGCGTGCGATCAGGAAGCGTGCGATCTCGCGGGGGTCGAGGGCCTCCCCCCGGCCGTCTCGGGCCGTCTGGTGCTCCGTCCGGCCAGGCCGAGCCCGCCGTGGAACCACCCCGTGGAACACGCGAGCCCCATAGCATGA
- a CDS encoding isocitrate/isopropylmalate family dehydrogenase: protein MSESSQKLKVALAEGDGIGPEIMAACLSIFEAAGVQDHVDFVPTEMGEKVFRAGNSMGISDESIRMVEETGLVYKGPMGTPVGGGGKSINVTLRKMYGAFANVRHFQSLPGVETVYSKANIPVDFYVVRENIEDTYGGIEHRLTNDVVECKRLISAPGCDQVHREAFETAQRLGIKKVHCGHKANIMKMSDGLFLERFYKIGGDYPDIETGDVIIDALCMNLVLKPQNFKMVVLPNLQGDIVSDLAAGLVGGLGFAPSANIGHHVSIFEAVHGTAPDIAGKNLANPTSLLLSGLMMLRHIGLMKHANLIENALIHTLEQGVHTGDFGEGTGKPAVGTTDFGNAIKGNLGKAPDSREALKTDGVSATVSVSRPERPRHNTLMRTFETLKSVYVGCDIYLDTLLSPQELADRLKDICGPTPFELKMMSNRGTQVWPSGSVYTEIVDYYRVRFELRDMDRAPSLGQGPIIQLLDRIAEKFEVTDFQPLKHYDGKPGYSLAQGQ, encoded by the coding sequence ATGTCCGAATCGTCGCAGAAGCTGAAGGTTGCGCTGGCCGAGGGTGATGGCATCGGGCCGGAGATCATGGCCGCGTGCCTGTCGATCTTCGAGGCAGCCGGCGTGCAGGACCACGTGGACTTCGTGCCCACCGAGATGGGTGAGAAGGTCTTCCGCGCCGGCAACTCGATGGGCATCAGCGACGAGTCGATCCGCATGGTTGAGGAAACGGGCCTGGTCTACAAGGGCCCGATGGGCACGCCCGTCGGCGGCGGTGGCAAGAGCATCAACGTCACGCTCCGCAAGATGTACGGCGCGTTCGCGAACGTGCGACACTTCCAGAGCCTGCCGGGCGTCGAGACGGTCTACAGCAAGGCCAACATCCCCGTCGACTTCTACGTCGTGCGTGAGAACATCGAAGACACGTACGGCGGCATCGAGCACCGATTGACCAACGACGTGGTCGAGTGCAAGCGGCTCATCTCGGCACCGGGCTGCGATCAGGTGCACCGCGAGGCCTTCGAGACCGCCCAACGGCTGGGTATCAAGAAGGTGCACTGCGGGCACAAGGCCAACATCATGAAGATGAGCGACGGCCTCTTCCTGGAGCGTTTCTACAAGATCGGCGGCGACTACCCCGACATCGAGACCGGCGACGTCATCATCGATGCCTTGTGCATGAATCTCGTGCTCAAGCCGCAGAACTTCAAGATGGTCGTGCTGCCAAACCTCCAAGGCGACATCGTGAGCGATCTGGCGGCCGGCCTGGTGGGCGGGCTGGGCTTCGCGCCCAGCGCGAACATCGGCCACCACGTCAGCATCTTCGAGGCGGTACACGGCACTGCGCCCGACATCGCCGGCAAGAACCTGGCCAACCCCACGAGCCTCTTGCTCAGCGGACTGATGATGCTGCGGCACATCGGCCTGATGAAGCACGCCAACCTCATCGAGAACGCGTTGATCCACACGCTGGAACAAGGCGTGCACACGGGCGACTTCGGCGAAGGGACGGGCAAGCCGGCGGTTGGCACCACCGACTTCGGCAACGCCATCAAGGGCAACCTGGGCAAGGCGCCCGACAGCCGCGAGGCACTCAAGACCGATGGCGTCAGTGCGACGGTGAGCGTGAGCCGTCCGGAGCGGCCCCGCCACAACACGCTCATGCGAACCTTCGAGACGCTCAAGAGCGTGTACGTGGGTTGCGATATCTACCTCGACACGCTCCTCAGCCCGCAAGAGCTGGCAGATCGGCTCAAGGACATCTGCGGGCCCACGCCCTTCGAGCTCAAGATGATGAGCAATCGCGGTACGCAGGTCTGGCCCAGCGGCAGCGTGTACACCGAGATCGTCGACTACTACCGCGTGCGTTTCGAACTGCGGGACATGGATCGGGCGCCGAGCCTGGGCCAGGGCCCGATCATCCAGCTGCTGGACCGGATCGCCGAGAAGTTCGAGGTCACCGACTTCCAGCCGCTGAAGCACTACGACGGCAAGCCGGGCTACTCGCTGGCCCAGGGCCAGTAG
- a CDS encoding dienelactone hydrolase family protein — MIARILILLAVVLTCALPTHALAQQGPTPPERPLDPRRWDERMQREYELAYEHDGTKLRGLVVEPAGGELRGTVLVVHAWRGLGDEEKQRARMLAELGYRAFAIDMYGEGVRAEDNEEAAELAGIYYADRQLMRGRVEAAVEALKGQGKLTDNLAAVGYCFGGTVVLECARHGMDMDAVVSFHGGLSFESAPRRGQVTASVLVCNGYDDPLVSIEARNEFKREMANAQADFVFIDYANAVHSFTSKAAGPMEPGKVAAYNEAADERSWRAMQDWFEATLTD, encoded by the coding sequence ATGATCGCTCGCATCCTGATCCTTCTCGCCGTCGTGCTCACCTGTGCGCTGCCGACGCACGCGCTTGCCCAGCAGGGCCCGACGCCGCCCGAGCGCCCGCTCGATCCACGCCGGTGGGATGAACGGATGCAACGCGAGTACGAACTGGCCTACGAGCACGACGGGACCAAGCTCCGCGGCCTCGTCGTCGAGCCCGCCGGCGGCGAATTGCGTGGCACCGTGCTCGTCGTCCACGCGTGGCGGGGCCTGGGCGACGAAGAGAAGCAGCGTGCCCGCATGCTCGCCGAGCTGGGCTACCGCGCGTTCGCCATCGACATGTACGGCGAGGGCGTCCGCGCCGAAGACAACGAAGAGGCCGCCGAGCTCGCGGGCATCTACTACGCGGACCGCCAGCTCATGCGCGGCCGCGTCGAGGCAGCCGTCGAAGCACTGAAGGGCCAGGGCAAGCTCACCGACAACCTCGCCGCCGTCGGCTACTGCTTCGGGGGCACCGTCGTGCTCGAGTGCGCCCGCCACGGCATGGACATGGACGCCGTCGTCAGCTTCCACGGCGGGCTGTCCTTTGAGAGCGCCCCGCGCCGCGGTCAGGTCACCGCCTCGGTCCTGGTCTGCAATGGCTACGACGACCCGCTGGTCAGCATCGAGGCTCGCAACGAGTTCAAGCGCGAGATGGCAAACGCCCAGGCCGACTTCGTGTTCATCGACTACGCCAACGCCGTCCACAGCTTTACGAGCAAGGCCGCCGGCCCGATGGAGCCGGGCAAGGTCGCGGCGTACAACGAGGCCGCCGACGAGCGTTCGTGGCGCGCGATGCAGGACTGGTTCGAGGCGACGCTGACCGACTAG
- a CDS encoding phosphopantetheine-binding protein, which translates to MTRDEIHARVQEVLAEVLGIDEEEVTPRATLTGDLGAESIDFLDIVFRLEQAFDIKIEQGELFPENLQQDPAYVQDGVLTEAGLSALRERLPHAEIDAIEADPRLGRVGEIFTVDAITNFVERKLGAAA; encoded by the coding sequence ATGACGCGAGACGAGATCCATGCGAGGGTGCAAGAGGTGCTGGCCGAGGTGCTGGGCATCGACGAGGAGGAGGTCACCCCGCGGGCAACCCTCACCGGCGATCTCGGGGCCGAGTCCATCGACTTCCTCGACATCGTCTTCCGCCTCGAACAGGCCTTCGACATCAAGATCGAGCAGGGCGAGCTCTTCCCCGAGAATCTCCAACAGGACCCCGCGTACGTGCAGGACGGCGTGCTGACCGAGGCCGGCCTGAGCGCCCTGCGCGAGCGGCTGCCCCACGCCGAGATCGACGCCATCGAGGCCGACCCGCGCCTCGGTCGCGTGGGCGAGATCTTCACCGTCGACGCGATCACCAACTTCGTCGAGCGCAAGCTCGGCGCCGCCGCCTGA
- the aroD gene encoding type I 3-dehydroquinate dehydratase codes for MSTLVCVPIAVDTPEQALADVEHARLAGADLVEFRLDAFFEEASQIDACVKLIADSPLPCIATCRPNWEGGEYEGEENARLALFERLIEAEHAPRYIDVELAAKHTPGIGDRLILSVHDFEGRPDNLTRQLLQLRESSATVHKIAFRARSLRDNLELFEILAHRDRPTIALGMGAYGLMSRVLAPKFGGFLTFASLRPETTTAPGQPTVADLLGLYRFKSITRKTKVFGIVGDPVEHSRSPAMHNAGFERVNFDGVYLPLPVAAGYESLKATLTELLASDSLDLTGLSVTMPHKEDLVRLARDQSWQVDDLAARCGAANTLVRTASGLRVLNTDGPAVVRCLRDAGVNLGDVLVLGAGGMARAVAFALSLAGARVHVYNRTPERARQLAEAVPNASHVESLKDLQPMQAVVQCTPIGMAGGPAPDQSPLPGDAFSDAVIVETVYYPRETPLVRDAAARGLRVIDGLDVLVAQALDQFKLFTGHAAPIDLFRQNALSEPRA; via the coding sequence ATGTCCACGCTCGTGTGCGTACCCATCGCCGTCGATACGCCCGAGCAAGCGCTGGCCGACGTCGAGCATGCACGCCTCGCCGGCGCCGACCTCGTCGAGTTCCGCCTCGATGCGTTCTTCGAGGAAGCAAGCCAGATCGACGCGTGCGTCAAGCTGATCGCCGATTCGCCGCTGCCGTGCATCGCGACGTGCCGACCGAACTGGGAGGGCGGCGAGTACGAGGGCGAAGAGAACGCGCGCCTTGCGCTCTTTGAGCGGCTCATCGAGGCCGAACACGCGCCGCGCTATATCGACGTCGAACTCGCCGCGAAGCACACGCCCGGCATCGGTGACCGCCTGATCTTGAGCGTCCACGACTTCGAGGGCCGCCCCGACAACCTCACCCGCCAGTTGCTCCAACTCCGCGAATCATCGGCGACCGTCCACAAGATCGCGTTCCGGGCGCGTTCGCTGCGCGACAACCTCGAGCTGTTCGAGATCCTCGCGCACCGCGACCGCCCCACCATCGCGCTGGGCATGGGCGCCTACGGCCTGATGAGCCGCGTGCTCGCGCCGAAGTTCGGCGGCTTCCTGACCTTTGCGAGCCTGCGCCCCGAGACGACGACCGCCCCGGGCCAGCCCACCGTCGCCGACCTGCTCGGGCTGTATCGCTTCAAGAGCATCACGCGCAAGACCAAGGTCTTCGGCATCGTGGGCGACCCCGTCGAGCACTCGCGCTCGCCGGCCATGCACAACGCCGGCTTCGAGCGCGTGAACTTCGATGGCGTCTACCTGCCGCTGCCCGTGGCGGCGGGGTACGAATCGCTCAAGGCCACGCTGACCGAACTTCTGGCATCGGACTCGCTCGATCTCACCGGCCTGAGCGTCACGATGCCGCACAAGGAAGACCTCGTACGACTCGCGCGTGATCAATCGTGGCAGGTTGACGATCTGGCAGCGCGCTGCGGGGCGGCGAACACCCTCGTGCGCACCGCGTCGGGCCTCCGCGTGCTCAACACCGATGGCCCGGCCGTCGTGCGTTGCCTGCGGGATGCCGGAGTCAATCTCGGCGACGTGCTCGTATTGGGCGCGGGCGGCATGGCGCGGGCGGTGGCCTTCGCGCTGTCCCTAGCCGGCGCCCGCGTGCACGTCTACAACCGAACGCCCGAGCGTGCGCGACAACTCGCCGAAGCCGTGCCGAACGCGTCGCACGTGGAGTCACTCAAGGACTTGCAGCCCATGCAGGCCGTCGTGCAGTGCACGCCTATCGGAATGGCCGGCGGACCGGCCCCAGATCAGTCGCCGTTGCCAGGGGATGCGTTTAGCGATGCGGTGATCGTCGAAACCGTCTACTACCCGCGCGAAACGCCGCTCGTGCGAGACGCAGCCGCGCGCGGCCTACGAGTGATCGATGGGCTGGATGTGCTCGTCGCGCAGGCTCTGGACCAATTCAAGCTATTCACCGGTCACGCAGCCCCGATCGACCTGTTCCGCCAGAACGCTCTTTCCGAGCCGCGTGCGTGA
- a CDS encoding mechanosensitive ion channel family protein has protein sequence MSIQLEQVVASEGLTQESSGSATEASSIEASASDDPSATVMETLQSIWEGFLSHLPLLVAGLLIVVVTLVVGLVARWISRRLLSGVKMRDSLKELVVRFVVIGVWAVGLMISAMVMFPGLTPTKALTALGVGSIAIGLAFKDIFENFFAGVLILWRFPFENGDWISCNGITGRVVNVTVRNTILRTVRGELVVVPNVDIYKNPVDVLTDRAHRRLEIIVGVAYGEDVAESRKVIEEAVRGCETIQARLGVQVFAQEFASSSVNFEVAWWTGATPVEQRKSRDEVVEAIKRALDDAGIEIPFPYRTLTFKQPLEVEQQGKAEAEGDEA, from the coding sequence ATGAGCATCCAGCTTGAGCAGGTCGTCGCGAGCGAGGGCCTCACGCAGGAATCATCGGGATCCGCAACGGAGGCATCTTCGATCGAGGCATCCGCGTCCGACGATCCGTCGGCGACGGTGATGGAGACGCTGCAATCGATCTGGGAGGGCTTCCTCTCGCACCTGCCGTTGCTCGTCGCCGGCCTGCTCATCGTCGTCGTCACGCTGGTGGTGGGCCTCGTCGCGCGTTGGATTTCCCGGCGGTTGCTGTCGGGCGTCAAGATGCGCGATTCGCTCAAGGAGCTGGTTGTCCGCTTCGTCGTCATCGGCGTGTGGGCGGTGGGGCTCATGATCTCGGCCATGGTGATGTTCCCCGGGCTGACGCCGACCAAGGCGCTCACCGCGCTGGGCGTGGGCTCGATCGCCATCGGCCTGGCGTTCAAGGACATCTTCGAGAACTTCTTTGCCGGCGTGCTGATCCTCTGGCGCTTCCCGTTCGAGAACGGCGACTGGATCTCGTGCAACGGCATCACCGGGCGCGTCGTGAACGTCACGGTGCGCAACACGATCCTGCGCACCGTGCGCGGCGAGTTGGTCGTTGTGCCCAACGTCGACATCTACAAGAACCCGGTCGACGTGCTCACGGACCGGGCCCACCGTCGCCTCGAGATCATCGTGGGCGTCGCCTACGGGGAAGACGTCGCCGAGTCTCGCAAGGTCATCGAAGAGGCCGTCCGCGGCTGCGAGACGATCCAAGCACGGCTGGGCGTGCAGGTCTTCGCCCAGGAGTTCGCCAGCAGCAGCGTCAACTTCGAGGTCGCCTGGTGGACGGGCGCCACGCCGGTCGAGCAGCGCAAGAGCCGCGACGAGGTGGTCGAGGCTATCAAGCGGGCCCTCGACGACGCGGGCATCGAGATTCCGTTCCCCTACCGCACGCTCACGTTCAAGCAGCCGCTGGAAGTCGAGCAGCAGGGCAAGGCCGAGGCCGAGGGCGACGAGGCCTAG
- a CDS encoding L-threonylcarbamoyladenylate synthase, with the protein MDAIAHAAAHLGSGGLVAMPTETVYGLAAIARNADAVARVFKAKGRPATNPLIVHASTLEMARDCCADWPQPADVLARAFWPGPLTLVMPRASWVPDSVTAGGPTVAVRVPNHPVALALIEAAGEPLVAPSANRSGYVSPTTPEHVRSAFGKDVFVLDGGPCEVGIESTVLAIDGDAVRVLRLGVIGPEEIRVAGVPLREGERAGAGPVASPGLLGPHYQPRARVVLVETIEAVHAAIGDGPCVLLSPPGVPVAVDPPNASIAMPAEASAYARELYAALREADVMGAAVVVACVPEGGGSTFEAVRERLRRAAGA; encoded by the coding sequence ATGGACGCCATCGCGCACGCGGCGGCGCACCTAGGCAGCGGCGGGCTTGTGGCGATGCCCACCGAGACGGTGTACGGGCTGGCGGCGATCGCCCGAAACGCCGACGCGGTCGCGCGGGTATTCAAGGCCAAGGGTCGCCCGGCGACGAACCCGCTCATCGTACACGCGTCGACGCTGGAGATGGCCCGGGACTGCTGCGCGGATTGGCCGCAACCGGCTGACGTGCTTGCGCGCGCATTCTGGCCCGGGCCGCTCACGCTTGTGATGCCGAGGGCAAGCTGGGTGCCCGATTCCGTAACCGCCGGCGGCCCGACGGTCGCCGTGCGCGTGCCGAACCATCCCGTGGCGCTTGCGCTGATCGAGGCCGCCGGCGAGCCGTTGGTCGCGCCCAGCGCGAACCGGTCGGGATACGTCTCGCCCACGACGCCCGAGCATGTGCGAAGCGCCTTTGGTAAGGACGTGTTCGTGCTCGATGGCGGGCCGTGTGAGGTCGGGATCGAGTCCACGGTGCTGGCGATCGACGGCGACGCGGTGCGCGTGCTGCGGTTGGGCGTGATCGGTCCGGAGGAGATCCGCGTCGCGGGCGTGCCGCTCCGCGAGGGCGAGCGTGCCGGGGCCGGGCCGGTGGCCAGCCCTGGCCTGCTGGGTCCGCACTACCAGCCGCGGGCCCGCGTGGTGCTCGTCGAGACGATCGAAGCTGTGCACGCCGCGATTGGGGATGGCCCGTGCGTGCTGCTGTCGCCGCCGGGCGTGCCGGTCGCGGTCGATCCGCCCAACGCGTCGATCGCCATGCCCGCCGAGGCATCGGCGTACGCCCGCGAGCTGTATGCGGCGCTCCGGGAGGCCGACGTGATGGGGGCGGCGGTGGTGGTGGCCTGCGTCCCGGAGGGCGGGGGTTCGACCTTCGAGGCGGTGCGGGAGCGTCTGCGTCGGGCGGCGGGGGCCTGA
- a CDS encoding FIST N-terminal domain-containing protein yields the protein MSIHATSAGPATMMASGLSSLDRTEFAARQAFDLAAEQLPEGAESADLALVFFSSAHAGQAGLVAAAARAALPNATIVGCSAESVLGGTVELEDRPGISVLACSMPGVDVRAFPLSRLSNIDPSNPSQVERLRETAGMTHEHRATILLPDPFGLPAGRAITAIDKAARLGLSDEERPVVLGGMASSDNRTGGNAFLLDGKTIRDGGVGLSLNGPLTVDAVVSQGCRPIGPNMVVTQGEGNVVHRLGGRPAFEAVREVIADLEEDEKQLLSKGVFLGVVADEHRRHFGRGDYVIRSIMSANEADGSIALGDYVRLGQTVRLHARDASTAHEDLELLLDAQKLYEHPAGCLLITCNGRGTRLFEQPNHDAQTVHRAFEAVRKGTPAIGAAPRGTGQPMPIAGFFAAGEIGPIQGRTFVHGHTACAALFRGRAV from the coding sequence GTGAGCATACACGCCACATCTGCTGGCCCCGCGACCATGATGGCCTCGGGCCTCTCGTCGCTCGACCGCACGGAGTTCGCCGCGCGGCAGGCCTTCGACCTGGCCGCCGAGCAGTTGCCCGAGGGCGCCGAATCGGCCGACCTCGCGCTCGTGTTCTTCTCGAGCGCGCACGCCGGGCAGGCCGGGCTGGTAGCCGCCGCCGCGCGTGCCGCGCTGCCCAACGCCACCATCGTCGGCTGCTCGGCCGAGTCGGTGCTGGGCGGCACCGTCGAGCTCGAGGACCGACCGGGCATCAGCGTACTGGCGTGCAGCATGCCGGGCGTCGACGTCCGCGCTTTCCCGCTCAGCCGGCTGTCGAACATCGACCCGAGCAATCCCAGCCAGGTCGAACGTCTCCGCGAGACCGCGGGCATGACGCACGAGCACCGCGCGACCATCCTGCTGCCCGACCCGTTCGGCCTGCCCGCCGGCCGCGCGATCACCGCCATCGACAAGGCGGCGCGTCTCGGCCTGAGCGACGAAGAACGACCGGTGGTGCTCGGCGGCATGGCATCTTCGGACAATCGCACCGGCGGCAACGCGTTCCTGCTCGACGGCAAGACCATCCGCGACGGCGGCGTGGGCCTCTCGCTCAACGGACCGCTCACCGTCGACGCCGTCGTGAGCCAGGGCTGCCGGCCCATCGGCCCTAACATGGTCGTCACGCAGGGCGAGGGCAACGTCGTCCACCGCCTCGGCGGGCGACCCGCCTTCGAGGCCGTGCGCGAGGTCATCGCCGACCTCGAAGAAGACGAGAAGCAGCTGCTCTCCAAGGGCGTGTTCTTGGGCGTCGTCGCCGACGAGCACCGCCGGCACTTCGGCCGAGGCGACTACGTCATCCGCAGCATCATGAGCGCGAACGAGGCCGACGGCTCGATCGCCCTGGGCGACTACGTCCGACTGGGGCAGACCGTCCGCCTGCATGCGCGTGACGCGAGCACGGCCCACGAAGATCTGGAGCTGCTCCTGGACGCACAGAAGCTCTACGAGCACCCCGCCGGCTGCCTGCTCATCACCTGCAACGGGCGCGGCACGCGTCTGTTCGAGCAGCCCAACCACGACGCTCAGACCGTGCACCGCGCCTTCGAGGCCGTCCGCAAGGGCACGCCCGCCATCGGCGCCGCGCCCAGGGGCACCGGTCAGCCCATGCCCATCGCCGGCTTCTTCGCCGCCGGCGAGATCGGGCCCATCCAGGGCCGGACCTTCGTGCACGGCCACACCGCGTGCGCCGCGCTCTTCCGCGGCCGGGCGGTCTAG